The Desulfovermiculus halophilus DSM 18834 nucleotide sequence TGTGTATCCCCTGCACGCCAAGTTCAGGAGGTGGCTCCTCTCATGAAACGAGAAGAAGCCATCGCCATCCTGGAGATGCAGGATCGGGAAGCGGCTATAGCCAGGATCCTGGAGCTTGGCCAAAAAGCTGAAAAGTATGACCAGCTCGTGAGCCAATCCGCAAGCACTCCCTCGGGACAAAAGCCGCCCTATACCAAAGAGAACAAGCGCAAAGGCAAAAAACGCAAGAAACCAGGGCGCAAAAAAGGTCATGTAGGAAGCAGACGCACAATTCCGGATAAGATCGATCACTATCAAGAGCATAAGCTTGACCAATGTCCGCATTGTCACGGAAGAGTCGGGCCGGGCATCAAATCTCACGAGCGCTATA carries:
- a CDS encoding IS66 family transposase zinc-finger binding domain-containing protein, which produces MKREEAIAILEMQDREAAIARILELGQKAEKYDQLVSQSASTPSGQKPPYTKENKRKGKKRKKPGRKKGHVGSRRTIPDKIDHYQEHKLDQCPHCHGRVGPGIKSHERYIEDIPPLEPEVTKHTIYKHWCPNCRDFVTAPMTEAMGNANLGIRLVVFTAWLHYAVGTSVRNVVKILRTVCSFPVTQAA